The following are from one region of the Streptomyces tuirus genome:
- a CDS encoding DUF3093 domain-containing protein, with translation MQLSAAPYEERLTAPRTWWLISFLVGVSMALVLLPFGTLPMLGGLAGGTAVAAVAASSYGSVRIRVVGDSLIAGEAKIPLMALGEAEVLDAEEARAWRTHKADPRAFLLLRAYIPTALRVEVTDPQDPTPYLYLSTREPERLAQALRTQTPA, from the coding sequence ATGCAGCTCTCCGCCGCCCCGTACGAAGAACGCCTCACCGCCCCGCGGACCTGGTGGCTGATCTCGTTCCTCGTGGGCGTCTCGATGGCCCTGGTCCTGCTCCCGTTCGGCACGCTGCCGATGCTCGGCGGCCTCGCCGGGGGCACCGCGGTCGCGGCCGTCGCCGCGAGTTCCTACGGCTCGGTCCGCATCCGGGTGGTCGGGGACTCTCTGATCGCGGGCGAGGCCAAGATCCCGCTGATGGCGCTGGGCGAGGCGGAGGTGCTGGACGCGGAGGAGGCCCGTGCCTGGCGCACCCACAAGGCCGATCCGCGCGCCTTCCTCCTGCTGCGCGCGTACATCCCCACGGCCCTGCGCGTGGAGGTCACGGACCCGCAGGACCCGACGCCGTATCTGTACCTGTCCACGCGCGAGCCGGAGCGACTGGCGCAGGCGCTGCGGACGCAGACACCGGCGTAG
- a CDS encoding PaaI family thioesterase gives MSGTSAALQPPADAVQPVRHPDAPAPGELLGAHYGQCFGCGGEQPHGLHLEARAGEGVSLTAEFTVQPAHQGAPGLAHGGVLTSALDETLGSLNWLLRTIAVTGRLETDFVRPVPVGTTLYLEAEVTAVAGRKIYSSATGRVGGPDGPVAVRADALFIEVKVDHFVDHGRQEEIQAAMSDPDQVRRARAFEVNP, from the coding sequence GTGAGTGGTACTTCCGCAGCTCTTCAGCCTCCGGCCGACGCCGTGCAACCGGTGCGACACCCGGACGCACCCGCGCCCGGCGAGCTCCTCGGCGCGCACTACGGCCAGTGCTTCGGCTGTGGCGGCGAGCAGCCGCACGGGCTGCACCTGGAGGCCCGGGCCGGCGAGGGCGTGTCGCTCACCGCCGAGTTCACCGTGCAGCCCGCCCATCAGGGCGCCCCGGGCCTCGCGCACGGTGGCGTGCTGACCTCCGCCCTGGACGAGACCCTCGGCTCGCTGAACTGGCTGCTGCGCACGATCGCGGTGACCGGGCGGCTGGAGACCGACTTCGTACGGCCCGTGCCCGTCGGCACCACGCTGTACCTGGAGGCGGAGGTGACGGCGGTCGCCGGGCGGAAGATCTACTCCAGCGCGACCGGACGCGTCGGCGGCCCCGACGGGCCCGTCGCGGTGCGCGCGGACGCGCTCTTCATCGAGGTGAAGGTCGACCACTTCGTCGACCACGGCCGCCAGGAGGAGATCCAGGCCGCCATGAGCGACCCGGACCAGGTCCGGCGCGCTCGCGCCTTCGAGGTGAACCCGTGA
- the dut gene encoding dUTP diphosphatase, with protein sequence MTPTSPASRPPLDVLIRRVDPDVPLPSYAQPGDAGADLRTTEACQLEPGERAVLPTGVSVALPEGYAAFVHPRSGLAARCGVALVNAPGTVDAGYRGEIKVIVVNLDPREAVRFERFDRIAQLVVQQVEKVRFQEVAKLPDSARAEGGFGSTGGHAAVDGTSGTSGQAAMGGQAGGNRYASVVSDREGQ encoded by the coding sequence ATGACTCCCACGAGCCCCGCGAGCAGGCCGCCGCTGGACGTGCTGATCCGGCGAGTCGATCCGGACGTACCGCTTCCGTCGTATGCGCAGCCCGGTGACGCCGGAGCCGATCTGCGCACCACCGAGGCGTGCCAACTGGAGCCGGGCGAGCGGGCCGTGCTGCCCACGGGAGTGTCTGTGGCGCTGCCGGAGGGGTACGCGGCCTTCGTGCACCCGCGGTCCGGCCTGGCCGCCCGCTGCGGCGTCGCCCTGGTGAATGCCCCGGGGACGGTTGATGCCGGGTACCGTGGGGAGATCAAGGTGATCGTGGTGAATCTCGACCCGCGCGAGGCCGTGCGGTTCGAGCGCTTCGACCGGATTGCCCAACTGGTAGTCCAGCAGGTCGAGAAGGTTCGCTTCCAAGAGGTGGCAAAACTTCCCGACTCGGCGCGGGCCGAGGGGGGCTTCGGATCCACCGGAGGCCATGCGGCGGTGGACGGGACGAGCGGCACAAGCGGTCAGGCCGCCATGGGCGGTCAGGCGGGTGGGAATCGATACGCTTCGGTCGTATCCGACCGGGAAGGACAGTGA
- a CDS encoding DUF3710 domain-containing protein: MFGRRKKRDAAEDAAGEAEQVVDGVDTEADEERERLRLEPAPRPDGPWDASEVRDPGEGRVDLGGLFVPGVDGMELRVEVAGDAIVAATVVLRDSAIQLQGFAAPKREGIWGEVREEIGTGITQQGGIVDEVEGPLGWELRAQVPVQLPDGTGGFQVVRFVGVDGPRWFLRGVISGQGAVQPQAAGLLEQIFRDTVVVRGEGPMAPRDPIVLKLPNDAQMVPEGVQQEEGSRFAGGMGQLQRGPEITEVR; the protein is encoded by the coding sequence GTGTTCGGACGTCGCAAGAAGAGGGATGCCGCCGAGGACGCGGCCGGCGAGGCCGAGCAGGTCGTCGACGGTGTCGACACTGAGGCGGACGAAGAGCGCGAGCGCCTGAGGCTCGAGCCCGCGCCGCGCCCCGACGGACCCTGGGACGCCTCGGAGGTCCGTGACCCGGGCGAGGGCCGGGTCGACCTGGGCGGCCTGTTCGTGCCGGGCGTCGACGGCATGGAGCTCAGGGTCGAGGTCGCGGGCGACGCGATCGTCGCGGCCACGGTCGTGCTGCGCGACAGTGCCATCCAGCTCCAGGGCTTCGCCGCCCCCAAGCGCGAGGGCATCTGGGGCGAGGTGCGCGAGGAGATCGGCACCGGCATCACCCAGCAGGGCGGCATTGTCGACGAGGTCGAGGGGCCGCTGGGCTGGGAGCTGCGCGCCCAGGTGCCCGTACAGCTGCCGGACGGCACCGGCGGCTTCCAGGTCGTGCGGTTCGTCGGTGTGGACGGCCCCCGCTGGTTCCTGCGCGGGGTCATCTCGGGCCAGGGCGCGGTGCAGCCGCAGGCCGCCGGGCTGCTCGAGCAGATCTTCCGGGACACGGTCGTGGTCCGCGGCGAGGGCCCCATGGCGCCCCGCGACCCGATCGTCCTGAAGCTGCCGAACGACGCCCAGATGGTCCCCGAGGGCGTCCAGCAGGAAGAGGGCTCCCGTTTCGCCGGCGGAATGGGCCAGCTCCAGCGCGGACCGGAGATCACCGAGGTCCGCTGA
- a CDS encoding alginate lyase family protein, producing MRRTALLAASAVLVAGLLAWPADAAPSAPAAFAHPGVTVSKSQLDFTRSKVNAGAQPWKGAFDQMMASKYADLNRTPKPRAVVECGSYSNPNLGCTDEREDAIAAYTHALAWYLTRDERHARKAIELMDAWSAVIRDHTNSNAPLQTGWAGSSWPKAAEIIRYTYTGTWANSGRFATMLRTVYLPEIINGSNSNGNWELSMMEAAVGISVFLEDKASYDKAMAKFRTRTAAYVYLESDGALPKTVPSQNLNTREKVVTYWQGQSTFVNGLSQETCRDFTHTGYGLSAISHVAETSRIQGQDLYGTDVGERLRHGLGFHAKYQLGAGAEGWLCGGSLKLGLGPVTEVGHNALAHRLGHAMTNTATLTQRGRPAGSNNLFVAWETLTHGDNPA from the coding sequence ATGCGCAGAACCGCTCTCCTCGCGGCCTCGGCCGTCCTCGTCGCCGGTCTCCTCGCCTGGCCCGCCGATGCCGCTCCCAGCGCCCCCGCCGCCTTCGCCCATCCCGGAGTCACCGTCTCCAAGAGCCAGTTGGACTTCACCCGGTCCAAGGTCAACGCCGGCGCCCAGCCCTGGAAGGGCGCCTTCGACCAGATGATGGCGAGCAAGTACGCCGACCTGAACCGCACGCCCAAGCCCCGGGCGGTCGTCGAATGCGGCTCGTACTCCAACCCCAACCTCGGCTGCACCGACGAGCGCGAGGACGCGATCGCCGCCTACACCCACGCCCTCGCCTGGTACCTCACCCGCGACGAACGGCACGCCCGCAAGGCCATCGAGCTGATGGACGCCTGGTCCGCCGTCATCAGGGACCACACCAACAGCAACGCACCCCTGCAGACCGGCTGGGCCGGCTCCTCCTGGCCGAAGGCCGCCGAGATCATCAGGTACACGTACACCGGCACCTGGGCGAACTCCGGCCGCTTCGCCACCATGCTCCGCACCGTCTACCTGCCCGAGATCATCAACGGCTCGAACTCCAACGGCAACTGGGAGCTGTCGATGATGGAGGCCGCCGTCGGCATCTCCGTCTTCCTGGAGGACAAGGCGTCCTACGACAAGGCCATGGCGAAGTTCCGCACGCGCACGGCCGCCTACGTCTACCTGGAGTCCGACGGCGCGCTGCCGAAGACCGTGCCGAGCCAGAACCTCAACACCCGGGAGAAGGTCGTCACGTACTGGCAGGGCCAGTCGACCTTCGTCAACGGACTCAGCCAGGAGACCTGCCGCGACTTCACCCACACCGGCTACGGCCTCTCGGCCATCTCGCACGTCGCCGAGACCAGCCGCATCCAGGGCCAGGATCTCTACGGCACCGACGTGGGCGAGAGGCTGCGGCACGGGCTCGGCTTCCACGCCAAGTACCAGCTCGGCGCCGGTGCCGAGGGCTGGCTGTGCGGCGGCTCGCTCAAGCTCGGGCTCGGGCCGGTGACCGAGGTCGGCCACAACGCCCTGGCCCACCGTCTCGGGCACGCCATGACCAACACCGCGACGCTGACCCAGCGCGGCCGTCCCGCGGGCAGCAACAACCTCTTCGTCGCCTGGGAAACCCTCACGCACGGCGACAACCCCGCCTGA
- a CDS encoding sensor histidine kinase, producing MARGELRIHLGAAPGVGKTYAMLSEAHRRVGRGTDCVVGFVELHGRPRTEVLLHGLEQVPRRELEYRGGVFPEMDLDAVLARRPQVALVDELAHTNVPGARNAKRWQDVEELLAAGIDVVSTVNIQHLESLGDVVESITGVRQQETVPDEVVRRADQVELVDMTPEALRRRMAHGNIYQPDKVDAALSNHFRPGNLTALRELALLWVADRVDAHLTRYRSEHRVSAIWGSRERIVVGLTGGPEGRTLIRRGARLAEKGAGGEVLAVYIARSDGLTSASPKELALQRTLVEDLGGTFHHVVGDDIPAALLAFARGANATQIVLGSSRRKTWQYVFGPGVGATVARESGPDLDVHIVTHDEVAKGRGLPVARGARLGRSRRVWGWIAGVAGPPLLAVLLNAVDLGLANDMLLFLALTVAAALLGGLLPALASAAMGSLLLNYFYTPPLHRWTIADPKNIVAIVIFVAVGVAVASVVDLAARRTHQAARLRAESEILAFLAGNVLRGETGLEDLLERVRETFGMESAALLERAGDVEPWTCAGRVGRGRPVGRPDQADVDIPVGDHMALALTGRVLPAEDRRVLAAFAAQAAVVLDRRRLQEEAGRARTLAEGNRIRTALLAAVSHDLRTPLAGIKAAVTSLRSEDVEWSEEDRAELLKGIEEGADRLDHLVGNLLDMSRLQTGTVTPLIREIDLDEVVPMALGGVPEGSAGLDVPETLPMVAVDPGLLERAVANLVENAVKYSPPGAPVLVAASALADRVEVRVVDRGPGVPDEAKERIFEPFQRHGDAPRGAGVGLGLAVARGFAEAMGGTLNAEDTPGGGLTMVLTLRAAGTRPELHPAAEPERQAS from the coding sequence ATGGCACGCGGCGAGCTTCGGATCCACCTGGGTGCGGCACCGGGCGTCGGCAAGACCTACGCGATGCTCTCCGAGGCACACCGCCGCGTCGGGCGGGGCACGGACTGCGTGGTGGGCTTCGTGGAGCTCCACGGACGGCCCCGCACCGAGGTGCTGCTGCACGGCCTGGAGCAAGTGCCGCGCCGGGAGCTGGAGTACCGCGGCGGCGTCTTCCCCGAGATGGACCTCGACGCCGTCCTCGCGCGCCGCCCCCAGGTCGCCCTGGTGGACGAACTCGCCCACACGAACGTCCCCGGCGCCCGCAACGCCAAGCGCTGGCAGGACGTGGAGGAGCTGCTCGCCGCGGGCATCGACGTGGTCTCGACCGTCAACATCCAGCACCTGGAGTCCCTCGGCGACGTCGTCGAGTCGATCACCGGGGTGCGGCAGCAGGAGACCGTGCCGGACGAGGTGGTGCGCCGGGCCGACCAGGTCGAGCTGGTCGACATGACGCCCGAGGCGCTGCGGCGGCGGATGGCGCACGGCAACATCTACCAGCCCGACAAGGTCGACGCCGCCCTGTCGAACCACTTCCGCCCCGGCAACCTGACCGCCCTGCGCGAGCTGGCACTGCTGTGGGTGGCCGACCGGGTCGACGCCCACCTCACGCGGTACCGCAGCGAACACCGGGTGTCGGCGATCTGGGGCTCGCGCGAGCGGATCGTCGTCGGCCTGACCGGCGGGCCCGAGGGCCGCACGCTGATCCGCCGGGGCGCCCGGCTGGCCGAGAAGGGCGCCGGTGGTGAGGTGCTGGCCGTCTACATAGCCCGCAGCGACGGGCTGACCTCGGCCTCGCCCAAGGAACTGGCACTGCAGCGAACCCTGGTCGAGGATCTTGGCGGAACGTTCCACCATGTCGTGGGCGACGACATACCCGCCGCACTGCTCGCCTTCGCCCGCGGTGCGAACGCCACCCAGATCGTGCTCGGCTCCTCCCGCCGCAAGACGTGGCAGTACGTCTTCGGCCCCGGGGTCGGCGCGACGGTCGCCCGGGAGTCCGGGCCCGACCTCGACGTGCACATCGTCACCCACGACGAGGTCGCCAAGGGACGCGGACTGCCGGTGGCCCGGGGCGCGCGTCTCGGGCGCTCCCGGCGGGTGTGGGGCTGGATCGCCGGTGTCGCCGGCCCGCCGCTCCTCGCGGTGCTGCTCAACGCCGTCGACCTCGGCCTCGCCAACGACATGCTGCTGTTCCTGGCGCTGACGGTGGCGGCGGCGCTGCTCGGGGGGCTGCTGCCCGCCCTGGCCTCGGCGGCGATGGGCTCCCTGCTGCTGAACTACTTCTACACACCGCCCCTGCACCGGTGGACCATCGCCGACCCGAAGAACATCGTCGCCATCGTGATCTTCGTGGCGGTCGGCGTGGCGGTGGCCTCCGTGGTCGACCTCGCCGCCCGCCGCACCCACCAGGCCGCCCGGCTGCGGGCCGAGTCCGAGATCCTCGCCTTCCTCGCCGGCAACGTGCTGCGCGGCGAGACCGGCCTGGAGGACCTGCTGGAACGGGTCCGGGAGACCTTCGGCATGGAGTCCGCGGCCCTGCTGGAACGGGCCGGCGACGTCGAGCCGTGGACCTGCGCCGGGCGTGTCGGCCGGGGACGTCCCGTCGGGCGGCCCGACCAGGCCGACGTGGACATACCCGTCGGGGACCACATGGCCCTGGCGCTGACCGGCCGTGTGCTGCCCGCCGAGGACCGCCGGGTGCTGGCCGCCTTCGCCGCCCAGGCCGCCGTCGTCCTGGACCGCCGCCGGCTCCAGGAGGAGGCCGGCCGGGCCCGCACGCTCGCCGAGGGCAACCGCATCCGTACGGCCCTGCTGGCCGCCGTCAGCCACGATCTGCGGACGCCCCTGGCCGGCATCAAGGCGGCCGTGACCTCCCTGCGCTCCGAGGACGTCGAGTGGTCCGAGGAGGACCGCGCCGAGCTGCTGAAGGGCATCGAGGAGGGCGCCGACCGCCTCGACCACCTAGTCGGGAACCTCCTCGACATGTCCCGGCTCCAGACCGGCACCGTCACCCCGCTGATCCGCGAGATCGACCTCGACGAGGTGGTGCCGATGGCGCTCGGCGGCGTCCCCGAGGGCAGCGCGGGCCTGGACGTGCCCGAGACGCTGCCCATGGTCGCCGTCGACCCCGGGCTGCTGGAGCGGGCGGTGGCCAACCTCGTCGAGAACGCCGTGAAGTACAGTCCGCCCGGCGCGCCCGTGCTGGTCGCCGCCAGCGCGCTGGCCGACCGGGTCGAGGTGCGGGTGGTCGACCGGGGCCCGGGCGTCCCGGACGAGGCCAAGGAACGCATCTTCGAGCCCTTCCAGCGCCACGGCGACGCCCCGCGCGGTGCGGGCGTCGGACTGGGGCTCGCGGTGGCGCGCGGCTTCGCCGAGGCCATGGGCGGCACCCTGAACGCCGAGGACACCCCCGGCGGCGGTCTCACCATGGTCCTCACCCTCCGCGCGGCGGGAACCCGCCCGGAGCTCCACCCCGCGGCAGAACCGGAAAGGCAGGCCTCATGA
- a CDS encoding response regulator, whose protein sequence is MTRVLVVDDEPQIVRALVINLKARTYEVDAAHDGATALKLAAARHPDVVVLDLGLPDMDGVEVIRGLRGWTRVPILVLSARHSSDEKVEALDAGADDYVTKPFGMDELLARLRAAVRRAEPAGGGEDDVIVDTGEFTVDLAAKKVNRAGRDVRLTPTEWHLLEVLVRNSGRLVGQKQLLQEVWGPSYGTETNYLRVYMAQLRRKLEADPSHPKHFVTEPGRGYRFEK, encoded by the coding sequence ATGACCCGCGTCCTCGTGGTCGACGACGAGCCGCAGATCGTGCGCGCCCTCGTGATCAACCTCAAGGCACGCACCTACGAGGTCGACGCGGCCCATGACGGCGCCACCGCCCTGAAGCTCGCGGCCGCCCGCCACCCCGACGTGGTCGTCCTCGACCTCGGACTGCCCGACATGGACGGCGTCGAGGTGATCAGGGGGCTGCGCGGCTGGACCCGGGTGCCGATCCTGGTGCTGTCCGCCCGGCACTCCTCCGACGAGAAGGTCGAGGCACTGGACGCGGGCGCCGACGACTACGTCACCAAGCCGTTCGGCATGGACGAGCTGCTGGCGCGGCTGCGCGCCGCCGTCCGCCGGGCCGAACCGGCCGGTGGCGGCGAGGACGACGTGATCGTCGACACCGGCGAGTTCACCGTGGACCTGGCCGCGAAGAAGGTCAACCGGGCCGGCAGGGACGTACGGCTGACCCCCACCGAATGGCACCTGCTGGAGGTGCTCGTGCGCAACAGCGGCCGCCTGGTCGGGCAGAAGCAGCTGCTCCAGGAGGTGTGGGGTCCGTCGTACGGGACGGAGACCAACTATCTGCGTGTGTACATGGCGCAGTTGCGGCGGAAGCTGGAGGCGGATCCCTCGCATCCGAAGCACTTCGTCACCGAGCCGGGGAGGGGATATCGGTTCGAGAAGTGA
- a CDS encoding OB-fold nucleic acid binding domain-containing protein has product MSAVPRSEKPVGRFRRMLDRLSSSQEDLESEELREDTETAGCIRIGDCQDRQIVTVTGTLRTVTLRPRAGVPALEAELFDGSAALDVVWLGRRSIVGIEPGRKLIASGRISMSRGRRVLFNPKYELRPLGRE; this is encoded by the coding sequence ATGAGTGCTGTTCCTCGTTCCGAAAAGCCGGTGGGCCGGTTCCGGCGCATGCTCGACCGGCTCTCCTCGTCGCAGGAGGACCTGGAGTCCGAGGAGCTGCGGGAGGACACCGAGACGGCCGGCTGCATCCGGATCGGAGACTGCCAGGACCGGCAGATAGTGACGGTTACTGGTACCTTGCGCACGGTCACCCTTCGGCCGCGCGCCGGAGTCCCGGCCCTGGAGGCCGAGCTGTTCGACGGCTCCGCCGCGCTGGACGTGGTGTGGCTCGGCAGGCGCTCCATCGTGGGGATAGAGCCGGGGCGCAAGCTGATCGCATCGGGCCGGATCTCTATGAGCCGGGGCCGCCGGGTGCTGTTCAACCCCAAGTACGAACTGAGACCCCTCGGACGGGAGTAG
- a CDS encoding DUF3159 domain-containing protein produces MTSLDKPTEETSADDARAVTEAALFEAFGGVRGMVETVVPGLLFVTIYTINKDLHLSAIAALAVSMVLVVVRLVMKDTVKHAFSGVFGVAFGVVFAMMTGNAKDFYLPGMLYTLGLGLAYIITTLCGVPLIGLILGPVFKENLSWRTRNPGRKKAYQKASYAWGAILLAKCAILFPLYWWADTTQLGWVLVALKIPPFLLAVYLTWVFLAKAPAPIDVFAEMEAEEKAAEERDRQAAAARSAEQ; encoded by the coding sequence GTGACGTCGCTCGACAAGCCGACCGAAGAGACATCTGCGGACGACGCCCGGGCGGTGACCGAGGCCGCCCTGTTCGAGGCGTTCGGCGGCGTGCGGGGCATGGTGGAGACGGTGGTTCCCGGTCTCCTCTTCGTCACCATCTACACGATCAACAAGGACCTGCACCTGTCGGCGATCGCGGCGCTGGCCGTGTCCATGGTGCTGGTCGTGGTCCGGCTGGTGATGAAGGACACCGTCAAGCACGCCTTCAGCGGTGTCTTCGGTGTGGCCTTCGGTGTCGTCTTCGCGATGATGACCGGCAACGCCAAGGACTTCTACCTGCCCGGCATGCTCTACACGCTGGGACTCGGCCTCGCCTACATCATCACCACCCTGTGCGGCGTGCCGCTGATCGGGCTGATCCTCGGCCCGGTCTTCAAGGAGAACCTCTCCTGGCGCACCCGGAACCCCGGCCGCAAGAAGGCGTACCAGAAGGCCAGCTACGCGTGGGGGGCCATCCTGCTCGCCAAGTGCGCGATCCTCTTCCCGCTGTACTGGTGGGCCGACACCACGCAGCTGGGCTGGGTCCTGGTCGCCCTGAAGATCCCGCCGTTCCTGCTCGCGGTGTATCTGACGTGGGTCTTCCTGGCGAAGGCGCCCGCGCCCATCGACGTGTTCGCGGAGATGGAGGCGGAGGAGAAGGCGGCCGAGGAGCGGGACCGGCAGGCCGCCGCCGCTCGGTCCGCCGAGCAGTGA
- a CDS encoding potassium channel family protein has protein sequence MRVAIAGAGAVGRSIAGELLENGHEILLIDKAPTAISVERVPQAEWLLADACEITSLDEAALQRCNVVIAATGDDKVNLVVSLLAKTEYGVPRVVARVNNPKNEWLFNESWGVDVAVSTPRLMSALVEEAVSVGDLVRLLRFSHGDANLVELTLPEESALAGTQVGDVEWPQDTSLVTIIRGNRVLTPSREDSLEAGDELLFVAAQAREEQLEDLLSVRRDAAG, from the coding sequence ATGAGGGTCGCCATTGCCGGAGCCGGCGCCGTCGGCCGCTCGATCGCGGGCGAACTGCTGGAGAACGGCCACGAGATCCTGCTGATCGACAAGGCGCCGACCGCCATCTCGGTCGAGCGCGTCCCGCAGGCCGAGTGGCTGCTCGCCGACGCCTGCGAGATCACGTCCCTGGACGAGGCGGCGCTGCAGCGCTGCAACGTCGTGATCGCCGCGACGGGCGACGACAAGGTGAACCTGGTCGTGTCCCTGCTGGCGAAGACGGAGTACGGCGTCCCGCGCGTCGTCGCCCGGGTGAACAACCCCAAGAACGAGTGGTTGTTCAACGAGTCCTGGGGCGTGGACGTGGCCGTCTCCACCCCGCGTCTGATGTCGGCCCTGGTCGAGGAGGCGGTGAGCGTGGGCGACCTGGTCCGCCTGCTCCGCTTCAGCCACGGCGACGCCAACCTGGTCGAGCTGACCCTGCCGGAGGAGTCGGCCCTGGCCGGCACGCAGGTCGGCGACGTCGAGTGGCCGCAGGACACGTCCCTGGTGACGATCATCCGCGGCAACCGCGTCCTGACCCCCTCCCGGGAGGACTCCCTGGAGGCCGGCGACGAACTGCTCTTCGTGGCCGCCCAGGCCCGTGAGGAGCAGCTGGAGGACCTGCTGTCGGTGCGGCGCGACGCGGCGGGCTGA
- a CDS encoding potassium channel family protein has product MHIVIMGCGRVGSALAQNLEQQGHTVAVVDQDPTAFRRLGSSFGGRRVTGVGFDQDTLREAGIEEAGAFAAVSSGDNSNIIAARVAREMFGIENVAARIYDPRRAEVYQRLGIPTVATVRWTADQMLRRLLPSGAEPLWRDPTGGVQLAEVHTSTAWVGHKISRIQEETGVRVAFLTRLGEAVLPTSQTVLQEGDLVHVMMRTDEVDKVEAAFAKGPEEEGGH; this is encoded by the coding sequence ATGCATATTGTCATCATGGGGTGCGGAAGGGTGGGTTCCGCACTGGCCCAGAACCTGGAGCAACAGGGTCACACGGTCGCCGTGGTCGACCAGGACCCCACCGCCTTCCGCCGGCTGGGCTCCTCGTTCGGCGGCCGCCGGGTCACCGGTGTCGGCTTCGACCAGGACACCCTGCGCGAGGCGGGCATCGAGGAGGCCGGCGCCTTCGCCGCCGTCTCCAGCGGTGACAACTCCAACATCATCGCCGCGCGCGTGGCCCGCGAGATGTTCGGCATCGAGAACGTCGCCGCCCGCATCTACGACCCACGCCGCGCGGAGGTCTACCAGCGCCTGGGCATCCCCACCGTCGCGACGGTCCGCTGGACGGCCGACCAGATGCTGCGCCGTCTGCTCCCCTCCGGCGCCGAGCCGCTGTGGCGCGACCCCACCGGTGGCGTCCAGCTCGCCGAGGTGCACACCTCCACCGCCTGGGTCGGCCACAAGATCAGCCGGATCCAGGAGGAGACCGGCGTGCGCGTCGCGTTCCTGACCCGGCTCGGCGAGGCGGTCCTGCCCACCTCGCAGACGGTGCTGCAGGAGGGCGACCTGGTGCACGTGATGATGCGCACCGACGAGGTCGACAAGGTCGAGGCGGCGTTCGCCAAGGGTCCCGAAGAGGAGGGCGGTCACTGA
- a CDS encoding adenosine kinase: MSTEIDVLVLGGAGVDTIVHVPELPVPFADSHMIRPGIVTRAGQSGDFVALGTTALGLRTHHLDLLGDDPEGDLVRALHREHGIGLTAVPQPLGTKRAVNLVGPDGRRSSLYDATRAAGTDRLPGDAVRALAAVSRHAHVVITQPCAQALPALREAGLTISTDLHDWDGANPYHEPFAHQADLVFLSSSALTDPERTMRRITERGRARVVVATAGADGAYLLADGELTHVPAAVPPAPVVDSNGAGDAFAAGFLHAWLDGAPPRRSALHGTVAGAYACTIPSTRAAGIGPEELRAGVAELERHGPPRPPGGF, translated from the coding sequence ATGAGCACCGAGATCGACGTCCTCGTGCTGGGCGGAGCGGGCGTGGACACGATCGTGCACGTGCCCGAGCTGCCCGTGCCGTTCGCGGACAGCCACATGATCCGGCCCGGGATCGTGACCCGCGCCGGCCAGAGCGGCGACTTCGTGGCCCTCGGAACGACCGCGCTGGGCCTGCGCACCCACCACCTCGACCTCCTCGGCGACGACCCCGAGGGCGACCTCGTCCGGGCGCTGCACCGGGAGCACGGCATCGGGCTCACCGCCGTCCCGCAGCCCCTCGGCACCAAACGCGCGGTCAACCTCGTCGGCCCCGACGGCAGGCGCTCGTCCCTCTACGACGCCACCCGGGCCGCCGGCACCGACCGGCTGCCCGGGGACGCGGTCCGCGCACTCGCGGCCGTCAGCCGGCACGCCCACGTCGTCATCACCCAGCCGTGTGCCCAGGCGCTGCCCGCCCTGCGCGAAGCGGGCCTCACGATCTCCACCGATCTGCACGACTGGGACGGCGCCAACCCCTACCACGAGCCCTTCGCCCACCAGGCCGACCTGGTCTTCCTGTCCAGCTCGGCCCTGACCGACCCGGAACGGACCATGCGGCGGATCACCGAGCGGGGCCGGGCCCGCGTCGTCGTCGCCACCGCCGGGGCGGACGGGGCGTACCTGCTGGCCGACGGGGAGCTCACCCACGTACCCGCCGCCGTGCCCCCGGCGCCGGTCGTCGACTCCAACGGCGCGGGCGACGCCTTCGCCGCCGGATTCCTCCACGCCTGGCTGGACGGTGCCCCACCCCGCCGCAGCGCCCTGCACGGCACCGTGGCCGGCGCCTACGCCTGCACGATCCCGTCGACCCGGGCCGCCGGTATCGGGCCGGAGGAGCTCCGTGCGGGGGTGGCGGAACTGGAGCGGCACGGTCCTCCCCGGCCTCCCGGCGGCTTTTAG